In the Streptomyces sp. cg36 genome, one interval contains:
- a CDS encoding SDR family oxidoreductase, which translates to MDIAIAGGTGTLGSRVAEELRTRGHRVRVLSRRSPDYRVDLTTGEGLIDALAGCEVVVDAANGQGSAKGAARTLVDGSRRLLAAARAVGVQHHVCVSVVGCDMVPMGYLQAKAEQEWVVREGRVPWTIVRATQFHELLAAALASAAKWGVVPVPRARLRTVACMEAAWVVADVAEGVPHRSRIEVCGPEDTDVREMARVWRAVTGRRAVLMPVPLPGRMGQALRAGALTVEKPDVRGTMSFGEWLRTEQVWASVAGLR; encoded by the coding sequence ATGGACATCGCGATTGCGGGAGGGACGGGGACGCTGGGAAGCCGCGTCGCCGAGGAGCTGCGTACGCGGGGTCATCGCGTACGCGTGCTGAGCCGTAGGTCACCGGATTACCGGGTCGATCTGACCACGGGAGAGGGGCTGATCGACGCCCTCGCGGGGTGCGAGGTGGTCGTCGACGCGGCCAATGGCCAGGGGTCGGCCAAGGGCGCGGCCCGCACGCTGGTCGACGGGTCCAGGCGGCTGCTCGCCGCCGCCCGCGCCGTGGGCGTGCAGCACCATGTGTGCGTCTCGGTGGTGGGCTGCGACATGGTGCCGATGGGATATCTCCAGGCCAAGGCGGAGCAGGAGTGGGTGGTGCGGGAGGGCCGGGTGCCCTGGACCATCGTGCGGGCCACCCAGTTCCACGAACTGCTCGCCGCAGCCCTGGCGTCGGCCGCCAAGTGGGGGGTGGTGCCGGTGCCGAGGGCGCGGCTGCGCACGGTCGCCTGCATGGAGGCCGCCTGGGTGGTCGCCGATGTCGCCGAGGGGGTGCCGCACCGCAGCCGGATCGAGGTCTGCGGGCCGGAGGACACCGATGTGCGGGAGATGGCGAGGGTCTGGCGTGCGGTGACCGGGCGCCGGGCGGTCCTGATGCCGGTGCCGCTGCCCGGCCGGATGGGGCAGGCGCTGCGGGCGGGCGCGCTGACCGTGGAGAAGCCGGACGTGCGCGGCACCATGTCGTTCGGGGAGTGGCTCAGGACCGAGCAGGTCTGGGCGAGCGTCGCGGGGCTGCGGTGA
- a CDS encoding cation diffusion facilitator family transporter, whose translation MGHDHAPPGSRLRPDGAGAPATGTLSGSFRGRLLWTIGISASITVIQVVGALLSGSLALLADAAHSLTDAVGVSLALGAVTLAQRAPTPRRTFGFYRVEIFSAVLNALLLGAIFIWVLWSAIGRFSEPVEVKGGLMFAVAVGGLAANLVGLWLLRDAKDRSLNLRGAYLEVLGDALGSVAVIVGGLVILLTGWQAADPVASIVIGLLIVPRAYGLLRDAVHVLLEAAPQDVDLDEVRRHLLEQPGVVDVHDLHGWTVTSGMPVLTAHVVVEEKALADGYGELLGRLQGCVGDHFDLAHSTLQLEPEGHPEAAGALHS comes from the coding sequence ATGGGCCATGACCACGCTCCCCCGGGCTCCCGGCTCCGGCCGGACGGCGCGGGGGCCCCGGCCACCGGCACCCTGAGCGGCTCGTTCCGCGGACGGCTGCTGTGGACCATCGGCATCAGCGCGTCGATCACCGTCATCCAGGTGGTCGGCGCGCTGCTCTCCGGCTCCCTCGCGCTGCTCGCGGACGCCGCGCACAGCCTCACCGACGCGGTCGGGGTGTCGCTGGCGCTCGGCGCGGTCACCCTGGCGCAGCGGGCGCCCACCCCCCGGCGCACCTTCGGCTTCTACCGGGTGGAGATCTTCTCCGCCGTGCTGAACGCGCTGCTGCTCGGGGCGATCTTCATCTGGGTGCTGTGGTCGGCGATCGGCCGGTTCAGCGAGCCGGTGGAGGTCAAGGGCGGGCTGATGTTCGCCGTCGCGGTGGGCGGTCTGGCCGCCAACCTGGTCGGGCTGTGGCTGCTGCGGGACGCCAAGGACCGCAGCCTCAACCTCCGGGGCGCCTATCTGGAGGTCCTCGGCGACGCCCTCGGCTCGGTCGCGGTGATCGTGGGCGGTCTGGTCATCCTGCTGACGGGCTGGCAGGCCGCCGACCCGGTCGCCTCGATCGTGATCGGCCTGCTGATCGTGCCGAGGGCGTACGGGCTGCTGCGGGACGCGGTCCACGTCCTGCTGGAGGCCGCCCCGCAGGACGTGGACCTCGACGAGGTGCGGCGCCATCTGCTGGAGCAGCCCGGCGTGGTGGACGTGCACGATCTGCACGGCTGGACGGTCACCTCCGGGATGCCGGTGCTGACCGCCCATGTGGTGGTCGAGGAGAAGGCGCTGGCCGACGGGTACGGCGAGCTCCTCGGACGGCTCCAGGGGTGCGTCGGCGACCACTTCGACCTGGCGCACTCCACCCTTCAACTGGAGCCCGAGGGACACCCCGAAGCGGCCGGTGCACTGCACAGCTAG
- a CDS encoding germacradienol/geosmin synthase, which yields MSQPFVLPDFYMPYPARLNPNLEAARVHSREWADAMGMLAGSGVWELSDLDAHDYALLCSYTHPDCDAEALALVTDWYVWVFFFDDHFLEEFKRTQDIEGGRAYLERLAAFMPMDLADGFPEPTNQVERGLADLWTRTVPSMSYGWRERFATATRHLLDESMWELVNIDEGRIANPVEYIEMRRKVGGAPWSAGLVEYAARAEIPAAAAGTRPLRVLTDAFADAVHLRNDLFSYQREVEDEGELSNGVLVLETFLECSTQEAADAVNDLLTSRLQQFENTALTEVPALCLDKGLDAGECARIGAYVKGLQDWQSGGHEWHMRSSRYMNGEVEAAPVAAGVLGTSAFDIKNLFGRAAAARLRSHAHVPFSRVGPSLLPDFDFPFELRLSPHLAHARERSLAWADRTGLLSDIWDEQKARGYDFALCSAGLDPDATPEELELHAEWLTWGTYADDYYPLVFGRSRDLAGARAAHERFLHVLDVDDPAAGAALAATPMERGLADLWRRTAGPMPLRGRQELRDAVETMLESWLWELFNTAQHRVPDPVDYIEMRRHTFGSELTVALARLRHADVLPPELLRTGTMTALAHAAADYGMLINDFFSYQKEIEFEGELHNLLLVVQRFFDCDYPTAVRVADELVRSRLRQFLHLKENEVPGLYEQFGLDGAGRRALDAYIGEFEDWIAGILHWHRSVRRYDEESLRGGSLPNVAPSLLTTAGPTTAELRVALPAPGRVAGLPRA from the coding sequence GTGAGCCAGCCGTTCGTCCTGCCGGACTTCTACATGCCGTATCCGGCCCGGCTCAATCCGAATCTGGAGGCGGCCCGGGTGCACTCCCGGGAGTGGGCCGACGCGATGGGCATGCTGGCGGGGTCCGGCGTCTGGGAGCTGAGCGACCTGGACGCGCACGACTACGCCCTGCTGTGCTCCTACACCCACCCCGACTGCGACGCCGAGGCCCTCGCGCTGGTCACCGACTGGTACGTGTGGGTGTTCTTCTTCGACGACCACTTCCTGGAGGAGTTCAAGCGGACCCAGGACATCGAGGGCGGCCGGGCCTATCTGGAGCGGCTGGCCGCCTTCATGCCGATGGACCTGGCCGACGGATTCCCCGAGCCCACCAACCAGGTGGAGCGCGGCCTCGCCGACCTGTGGACCCGGACCGTGCCGAGCATGTCGTACGGCTGGCGGGAACGGTTCGCCACGGCGACCCGCCATCTGCTCGACGAGTCGATGTGGGAGCTGGTCAACATCGACGAGGGGCGGATCGCCAACCCCGTCGAGTACATCGAGATGCGCCGCAAGGTGGGCGGCGCGCCCTGGTCGGCGGGGCTGGTGGAGTACGCGGCGCGGGCCGAGATCCCGGCCGCCGCGGCCGGGACGCGCCCGCTGCGGGTCCTCACCGACGCCTTCGCGGACGCGGTGCACCTGCGCAACGACCTGTTCTCGTACCAGCGCGAGGTGGAGGACGAGGGCGAGCTCAGCAACGGGGTCCTGGTCCTGGAGACCTTCCTGGAGTGCTCCACCCAGGAGGCCGCGGACGCGGTCAACGACCTGCTCACCTCCCGGCTCCAGCAGTTCGAGAACACCGCGCTGACCGAGGTTCCGGCGCTCTGTCTGGACAAGGGGCTGGACGCCGGGGAGTGCGCCCGTATCGGCGCGTACGTGAAGGGCCTCCAGGACTGGCAGTCCGGCGGCCACGAGTGGCACATGCGCTCCAGCCGGTACATGAACGGGGAGGTCGAGGCGGCTCCGGTGGCGGCGGGCGTGCTCGGCACCTCCGCGTTCGACATCAAGAACCTCTTCGGGCGGGCCGCCGCCGCCCGGCTGCGCAGCCACGCGCACGTGCCGTTCAGCCGGGTCGGCCCGTCCCTGCTGCCCGACTTCGACTTCCCCTTCGAGCTGCGGCTCAGCCCCCATCTGGCGCACGCGCGGGAACGGTCCCTCGCCTGGGCGGACCGGACCGGGCTGCTCAGCGACATCTGGGACGAGCAGAAGGCGCGCGGCTACGACTTCGCGCTCTGCTCGGCGGGCCTGGACCCGGACGCCACCCCGGAGGAGCTGGAGCTGCACGCCGAGTGGCTGACCTGGGGGACGTACGCGGACGACTACTACCCGCTGGTCTTCGGCCGCTCCCGCGACCTCGCCGGGGCGCGGGCCGCCCACGAGCGGTTCCTGCACGTCCTGGACGTGGACGACCCGGCGGCCGGGGCGGCCCTCGCGGCGACCCCGATGGAGCGGGGGCTCGCCGACCTGTGGCGGCGCACGGCGGGGCCGATGCCGCTGCGGGGGCGCCAGGAGCTGCGGGACGCGGTGGAGACGATGCTGGAGAGCTGGCTGTGGGAGCTGTTCAACACGGCCCAGCACCGCGTCCCCGACCCGGTCGACTACATCGAGATGCGCCGGCACACCTTCGGCTCCGAGCTGACCGTGGCCCTCGCCCGGCTCCGGCACGCCGACGTCCTGCCGCCCGAGCTGCTGCGTACGGGGACGATGACCGCTCTGGCGCACGCGGCGGCCGACTACGGGATGCTGATCAACGACTTCTTCTCGTACCAGAAGGAGATCGAGTTCGAGGGCGAGCTGCACAACCTGCTCCTGGTGGTGCAGCGCTTCTTCGACTGCGACTACCCGACGGCCGTGCGCGTCGCCGACGAGCTGGTCCGCTCCCGGCTGCGGCAGTTCCTGCACCTCAAGGAGAACGAAGTGCCGGGGCTGTACGAGCAGTTCGGGCTCGACGGGGCCGGGCGGCGGGCGCTGGACGCGTACATCGGGGAGTTCGAGGACTGGATCGCCGGCATCCTCCACTGGCACCGCTCGGTGCGCCGCTACGACGAGGAGTCGCTGCGCGGCGGCTCGCTGCCCAATGTCGCGCCCTCCCTGCTCACCACCGCCGGGCCCACCACCGCCGAGCTGCGCGTCGCGCTGCCCGCGCCCGGCCGGGTCGCGGGGCTGCCCCGGGCGTGA
- a CDS encoding methyltransferase domain-containing protein, producing the protein MSTRTEGAGPSGLASALVEAGALASDWLPTFKAVPRELFVPDRIWPGIADGTEQTALVDHAKDPDAWFKAVYSDIPLTTQWDDGRHTGDGLGATPTSSSSMPRMVFSMLTDLDAREGQHVLEIGTGTGWNAGLLAHRLGSANVVSVEYDEDVAKGAGENLRRAGLSPLVIVGDGRFGHPSGAPFDRVIATCSVGEVPRTWIAQTRPGGVVVAPWGTDYGGECIVRLVVGDDGTANGPFTRSSAFMRLRQQRTERPPFDAYLKGREWPADGARSTTALSPADIGGWLAQFVIGLRVSGAFWRAERYDDGSYTLWTYSTDTQSWASADYEPEASEYVVVQSGPRKLWDETEAAFRWWDQQGRPGFTRFGLTVDSDGERVWLDSPDCPVPVRGA; encoded by the coding sequence GTGAGCACACGCACAGAGGGGGCGGGTCCTTCGGGGCTCGCCTCTGCGCTCGTTGAGGCGGGCGCGCTGGCTTCTGACTGGCTGCCGACGTTCAAGGCGGTCCCCCGTGAGCTGTTCGTGCCTGACCGCATCTGGCCGGGCATCGCGGACGGCACCGAGCAGACGGCGTTGGTGGACCATGCCAAGGACCCGGACGCGTGGTTCAAGGCGGTGTACTCAGACATCCCCCTCACCACTCAGTGGGACGACGGGCGGCATACCGGGGACGGGCTGGGAGCCACGCCGACAAGCTCCAGTTCCATGCCGCGCATGGTCTTCTCGATGCTCACCGACCTGGACGCTCGGGAAGGGCAACACGTTCTTGAGATCGGCACGGGCACCGGTTGGAACGCGGGTCTTCTCGCGCACCGGCTCGGCAGCGCGAACGTGGTCAGTGTCGAGTACGACGAGGACGTGGCGAAGGGCGCGGGGGAGAATCTCCGGCGCGCTGGCCTGTCACCCTTGGTCATCGTGGGAGACGGGCGCTTTGGTCATCCCTCTGGTGCCCCGTTCGATCGGGTCATTGCTACGTGCTCGGTCGGGGAAGTGCCCCGGACTTGGATCGCGCAGACCCGGCCCGGCGGGGTCGTCGTCGCCCCGTGGGGAACGGACTACGGGGGCGAGTGCATCGTGCGCCTGGTCGTCGGCGACGACGGTACGGCGAACGGCCCGTTCACCCGCTCCAGTGCCTTTATGCGCCTGCGGCAACAGCGCACGGAACGCCCGCCCTTCGACGCCTACCTCAAGGGACGGGAGTGGCCCGCAGACGGCGCCAGGAGCACGACCGCGCTTTCGCCCGCCGACATCGGCGGGTGGCTCGCACAGTTCGTGATCGGGCTGCGAGTGTCCGGGGCGTTCTGGCGTGCCGAGCGGTACGACGACGGCTCTTACACGCTGTGGACCTACAGCACCGACACCCAATCGTGGGCGTCGGCCGACTACGAGCCAGAAGCCAGTGAGTACGTGGTAGTCCAGTCTGGCCCGCGCAAGCTGTGGGACGAGACGGAAGCCGCCTTCCGTTGGTGGGACCAGCAAGGCCGCCCCGGCTTCACTCGCTTCGGTCTCACCGTGGACAGCGACGGCGAACGGGTGTGGCTCGACTCGCCGGACTGCCCTGTACCCGTTCGGGGCGCATAG
- a CDS encoding helix-turn-helix domain-containing protein, producing the protein MADHLGDRLGRLRRLAGLTQEELSERSGVSVDVIRKLEQKRKHSARLPTLHALSKGLGAELTALLGDPPGVPSNGEADPPQLVAVRRAIMPPLFAPPPEPSGAERLSLPLLRAELSEGWTLYHGAEFGRLMDVLPGIIADARLAAAVGSGDERAAGQAALGKALQLGGHLAIRLGKSDLALSALERAIDAAGKSSDPLLAPMISNSVAWAYQRQNRLDDATHLAVYAADGVEREHTHTAEGVRVWGGLLMSAATSYARNDDYDTADEMMRTAERAAGRLAKLPPPVDGKLVSVFSKSSVRIERVRLAVQHERPEEALVLAKGMRLSTDTPPSWRTWLLLDVARAHTDVGDATGAVKALESLHRVAPAWMRHHTLAVAIVSDLWAGPNHPPGLRRLADFLGVAN; encoded by the coding sequence ATGGCTGACCACCTGGGCGATCGGCTTGGAAGGCTGCGCCGACTTGCTGGCCTCACGCAAGAGGAGCTGTCGGAGCGGTCCGGCGTGTCCGTGGACGTGATCCGCAAGCTTGAGCAGAAGCGCAAGCACAGCGCGCGGTTGCCGACACTTCACGCGTTGTCCAAGGGGCTGGGTGCCGAGCTGACGGCCCTACTGGGAGACCCGCCGGGCGTGCCGTCGAATGGTGAGGCTGACCCACCTCAGCTCGTTGCCGTGCGTCGGGCAATCATGCCGCCACTGTTTGCTCCACCCCCTGAGCCGTCGGGTGCTGAACGGCTGTCTCTGCCCCTCCTGCGGGCGGAACTGTCCGAAGGGTGGACGCTGTACCACGGCGCGGAGTTCGGCCGCCTTATGGACGTGTTGCCGGGCATCATCGCTGACGCTCGCCTAGCGGCTGCCGTCGGCAGTGGGGACGAGCGGGCAGCCGGGCAGGCCGCGTTGGGAAAGGCTCTGCAACTGGGCGGGCACCTCGCTATTCGCCTGGGGAAATCCGACCTTGCGCTCTCTGCTCTTGAGCGAGCGATAGACGCCGCCGGAAAGTCGTCGGACCCGTTGCTGGCCCCGATGATCTCCAACTCCGTGGCGTGGGCGTACCAACGTCAGAATCGGTTGGACGACGCGACGCACCTTGCCGTGTACGCCGCTGACGGGGTGGAGCGGGAGCACACGCACACAGCGGAAGGCGTTCGGGTGTGGGGTGGATTGCTCATGTCCGCAGCTACGTCGTACGCCCGGAACGACGACTACGACACCGCTGACGAGATGATGCGGACGGCGGAGCGTGCGGCGGGTCGGCTGGCCAAGCTGCCTCCCCCGGTGGACGGCAAGTTGGTGTCGGTGTTCAGTAAGTCGTCCGTGCGCATTGAGCGGGTCCGCCTCGCTGTTCAGCATGAGCGGCCCGAGGAGGCCCTAGTACTGGCGAAAGGGATGCGGCTCAGCACGGACACGCCCCCTTCGTGGCGAACGTGGCTGCTGCTCGACGTGGCACGAGCCCACACAGACGTGGGGGACGCTACTGGAGCCGTAAAGGCCCTTGAGTCCCTGCACCGGGTGGCCCCGGCGTGGATGCGTCATCACACGCTTGCCGTGGCAATCGTCAGTGACCTGTGGGCGGGGCCGAATCATCCTCCGGGGCTGCGTCGGCTTGCCGATTTCCTGGGGGTAGCCAACTAG
- a CDS encoding helicase HerA-like domain-containing protein, translating into MTESDQPRTPPGASPDAPADAPGETSSVALPPPVAEIVTGYSFDGPALELGAVLWDGACHADAPVRVPLGMLNRHGLVAGATGTGKTKTLQLLAEQLSANGVPVFLADVKGDLSGISAPGQDGEKVRERAGQVGQSWQAAGFPSEFYALGGIGTGIPLRATVTGFGPVLLSKVLQLNQTQEQSLGLIFHYADSKGLELYDLKDLKAVTGFLVSDVGKPELKGIGGLSAVTAGVILRAITTFEQQGASEFFGEPEFDVSELLRLAPDGRGLVSVLELPAVQERPQLFSTFLMWLLAELYNGLPEVGDVDRPKLVFFFDEAHLLFNGASKAFLESITQTVRLIRSKGVGVFFVTQTAKDVPADVLGQLGNRVQHALRAFTPDDAKALKATVRTFPNSAYDLEELLTGLGTGEAVITVLSEKGAPTPVAATRLRAPQSLMGPVPAEELERAVKSSPLYGRYAEAVDRESAFEKLTAAERAREAAAVEAVVPAAKRGEKSLAEQVVGSGVFRSLARSVGTQLGREITRTLFGTRRR; encoded by the coding sequence ATGACCGAGAGCGATCAGCCACGGACGCCCCCGGGGGCATCGCCGGATGCCCCCGCGGATGCCCCCGGAGAGACCTCCTCCGTCGCGCTGCCGCCGCCCGTCGCCGAGATCGTGACCGGCTACTCCTTCGACGGGCCGGCGCTGGAGCTCGGGGCGGTGCTCTGGGACGGGGCGTGCCACGCCGACGCGCCCGTACGCGTCCCCCTCGGCATGCTCAACCGGCACGGCCTGGTCGCCGGGGCCACCGGCACCGGCAAGACCAAGACGCTCCAGCTGCTGGCCGAGCAGCTCTCCGCGAACGGCGTGCCGGTCTTCCTGGCCGATGTGAAGGGCGACCTCTCCGGGATCTCCGCGCCCGGACAGGACGGCGAGAAGGTGCGCGAGCGGGCCGGACAGGTCGGGCAGAGCTGGCAGGCGGCCGGCTTCCCCAGCGAGTTCTACGCGCTGGGCGGCATCGGCACCGGCATCCCGCTGCGCGCCACCGTCACCGGCTTCGGGCCGGTACTGCTGTCGAAGGTCCTCCAGCTCAACCAGACCCAGGAGCAGTCGCTGGGCCTGATCTTCCACTACGCCGACTCCAAGGGCCTGGAGCTGTACGACCTCAAGGACCTCAAGGCGGTCACCGGCTTCCTGGTCTCCGACGTCGGAAAGCCGGAGCTGAAGGGGATCGGCGGGCTGTCGGCCGTGACCGCCGGGGTGATCCTGCGGGCGATCACCACATTCGAGCAGCAGGGCGCCTCCGAGTTCTTCGGTGAGCCGGAGTTCGACGTCAGCGAGCTGCTGCGGCTCGCGCCGGACGGGCGCGGGCTGGTGTCCGTACTCGAACTGCCCGCCGTCCAGGAGCGGCCCCAGCTCTTCTCCACCTTCCTGATGTGGCTGCTGGCGGAGCTGTACAACGGGCTGCCCGAGGTCGGTGACGTCGACCGGCCCAAGCTCGTCTTCTTCTTCGACGAGGCGCATCTGCTCTTCAACGGGGCGTCCAAGGCGTTCCTGGAGTCGATCACCCAGACGGTCCGGCTGATTCGCTCGAAGGGAGTCGGCGTCTTCTTCGTGACGCAGACCGCGAAGGACGTACCGGCCGACGTCCTCGGGCAGCTGGGCAACCGGGTGCAGCACGCGCTGCGCGCCTTCACCCCCGACGACGCGAAGGCGCTGAAGGCGACCGTGCGTACGTTTCCGAACTCGGCGTACGACCTTGAGGAGCTGCTCACCGGGCTCGGCACCGGGGAGGCCGTGATCACCGTGCTCAGCGAGAAGGGCGCGCCCACGCCGGTCGCGGCGACGCGGCTGCGGGCGCCGCAGTCCCTGATGGGGCCGGTGCCGGCGGAGGAGCTCGAACGGGCGGTCAAGTCCTCCCCGCTCTACGGGCGTTACGCGGAGGCGGTCGACCGGGAGTCCGCCTTCGAGAAGCTGACGGCGGCGGAGCGGGCGCGGGAGGCGGCGGCGGTGGAGGCGGTGGTGCCGGCGGCCAAGCGGGGGGAGAAGTCGTTGGCCGAGCAGGTGGTGGGGAGTGGGGTGTTCCGGTCGTTGGCGCGGTCCGTGGGGACGCAGTTGGGGCGGGAAATCACCCGCACCCTATTCGGCACCCGCCGCCGCTGA
- a CDS encoding type II toxin-antitoxin system VapB family antitoxin, whose translation MIFKRIGSGRPYPDHGRESTRQWADVAPRPVRLDQLVTTKGQLDLETLLAEDSTFYGDLFAHVVKWQGDLYLEDGLHRAVRAALQQRQVLHARVLEMD comes from the coding sequence GTGATCTTCAAGCGCATCGGAAGCGGGCGGCCGTACCCCGACCACGGCCGGGAAAGCACCCGGCAGTGGGCGGACGTCGCGCCGCGCCCGGTCCGGCTCGATCAGCTCGTCACCACGAAGGGCCAGCTCGACCTGGAGACCCTCCTCGCCGAGGACTCGACGTTCTACGGTGACCTCTTCGCCCACGTCGTGAAGTGGCAGGGCGACCTGTACCTGGAGGACGGGCTGCACCGCGCGGTGCGCGCGGCGCTCCAGCAGCGCCAGGTGCTGCACGCGCGCGTGCTGGAAATGGACTGA
- a CDS encoding LytR C-terminal domain-containing protein translates to MSMLTPPGMGGKYRITGDKYPRMRRPRRRGRLLLAAVAAVVALGLIGWGTIQLIDVFGGSDDTKKDTAAKHACAPSAAPSTATAAGAGLPRPAQITVNVYNATPRGGLAKETADELKKRGFAIGKVGNAPAEYDKKVSGNGILLGAPGAARGSFSVLGAQLKGASQKTDARTTADVDLILGSAFQALDSAQQATAALASLAKPAAAPQKC, encoded by the coding sequence ATGAGCATGCTCACTCCCCCCGGCATGGGCGGAAAGTACCGCATCACGGGCGACAAGTACCCGCGGATGCGCCGCCCCCGCCGACGCGGCCGGCTCCTGCTCGCCGCGGTCGCCGCCGTCGTGGCCCTCGGTCTGATCGGCTGGGGAACGATCCAGCTCATCGACGTCTTCGGCGGCTCGGACGACACCAAGAAGGACACGGCGGCCAAGCACGCGTGCGCGCCGAGTGCCGCGCCGTCGACGGCCACGGCCGCCGGTGCCGGGCTGCCCAGGCCCGCGCAGATCACCGTCAACGTCTACAACGCGACGCCGCGCGGCGGGCTCGCCAAGGAGACCGCCGACGAGCTGAAGAAGCGGGGCTTCGCCATCGGCAAGGTGGGGAACGCGCCGGCGGAGTACGACAAGAAGGTCAGCGGGAACGGGATACTGCTGGGCGCGCCCGGGGCCGCTCGGGGGAGCTTCTCCGTGCTGGGGGCTCAGCTGAAGGGGGCTTCGCAGAAGACGGACGCGCGGACCACGGCGGACGTCGACCTCATCCTGGGGTCGGCCTTCCAGGCCCTGGATTCGGCTCAGCAGGCCACGGCGGCGCTGGCGTCCCTGGCGAAGCCGGCGGCGGCGCCCCAAAAGTGCTGA
- the upp gene encoding uracil phosphoribosyltransferase, with protein sequence MRLHVVDHPLVAHKLTTLRDKRTDSPTFRRLADELVTLLAYEATRDVRTEQVDIETPVTPTTGVKLSYPRPLVVPILRAGLGMLDGMVRLLPTAEVGFLGMIRNEETLEASTYATRMPEDLSGRQVYVLDPMLATGGTLVAAIKELIKRGADDVTAVVLLAAPEGVEVMERELAGTPVTVVTASVDERLNEHGYIVPGLGDAGDRMYGSAE encoded by the coding sequence ATGCGTCTCCACGTCGTCGACCACCCCCTGGTCGCCCACAAGCTCACCACCCTGCGCGACAAGCGCACCGACTCGCCGACCTTCCGGCGCCTCGCCGACGAGCTGGTCACCCTGCTCGCCTACGAGGCCACGCGCGACGTGCGCACCGAGCAGGTCGACATCGAGACCCCGGTGACCCCGACGACCGGCGTGAAGCTGTCGTACCCGCGCCCCCTGGTCGTGCCGATCCTGCGCGCGGGCCTCGGCATGCTCGACGGCATGGTCCGGCTGCTGCCGACCGCCGAGGTCGGCTTCCTGGGCATGATCCGCAACGAGGAGACCCTGGAGGCGTCGACGTACGCGACGCGCATGCCGGAGGACCTCTCCGGGCGCCAGGTGTACGTCCTGGACCCCATGCTCGCCACCGGCGGCACCCTGGTCGCGGCGATCAAGGAGCTCATCAAGCGCGGTGCGGACGATGTGACGGCCGTGGTGCTGCTGGCCGCGCCCGAGGGCGTCGAGGTCATGGAGCGGGAGCTGGCGGGGACGCCGGTGACGGTGGTGACGGCGTCGGTGGACGAGCGGCTCAATGAGCACGGGTACATCGTGCCGGGGCTGGGGGATGCGGGGGACCGCATGTACGGCTCGGCCGAATAG
- the tadA gene encoding tRNA adenosine(34) deaminase TadA, protein MRTALGEAGRAALAGDVPVGAVVLSPDGTVLATAHNEREATGDPTGHAEVLALRRAAARTGEWRLTGCTLVVTLEPCVMCAGALVQARVERVVYGARDEKAGATGSLWDLVRDRRLNHRPEVVQGVLEEECARQLTAFFRDR, encoded by the coding sequence ATGCGCACCGCCCTGGGGGAGGCCGGGCGGGCCGCGCTGGCCGGCGACGTGCCGGTCGGCGCCGTCGTGCTGTCCCCGGACGGCACGGTGCTGGCCACGGCCCACAACGAGCGCGAGGCCACCGGCGACCCCACGGGGCACGCGGAGGTGCTCGCGCTGCGGCGTGCCGCCGCGCGGACCGGCGAGTGGCGGCTGACGGGCTGCACGCTGGTGGTGACCCTGGAGCCGTGCGTCATGTGCGCCGGCGCGCTGGTCCAGGCCCGGGTCGAGCGGGTGGTCTACGGGGCGCGCGACGAGAAGGCGGGTGCCACGGGTTCGCTCTGGGACCTGGTCCGCGACCGCCGGCTCAACCACCGCCCGGAGGTGGTGCAGGGCGTGCTCGAAGAGGAGTGCGCGCGGCAGCTGACGGCCTTCTTCCGGGACCGCTGA
- a CDS encoding Dabb family protein, with the protein MIRHLVLFKLNEGVERDEPRVAAGVKAFEELDGLVPELRFWECAWNITDRPIAYDFAINSAVEDADALKRYLEHPAHQAAAGQWREFATWVIADYPF; encoded by the coding sequence ATGATCCGCCATCTGGTCCTCTTCAAGCTCAACGAGGGCGTCGAGCGCGACGAACCGCGCGTGGCCGCCGGGGTGAAGGCGTTCGAGGAACTGGACGGGCTCGTCCCCGAGCTGAGGTTCTGGGAGTGCGCCTGGAACATCACCGACCGGCCGATCGCCTACGACTTCGCCATCAACTCGGCGGTCGAGGACGCGGACGCGCTCAAGCGCTACCTCGAACACCCCGCCCACCAGGCCGCCGCCGGCCAGTGGCGCGAGTTCGCCACCTGGGTGATCGCCGACTACCCGTTCTAG